One Sphingomonas endolithica genomic window, AAGCCCGCGATGCGAATTCGTGTGCTGTCGCTGCAAACCATCGTGGTGCCGTTCGGCACGCTCGCGACCAGACACAAGATTACTGCAGCCATCATATTGCAGCCTCCTTGTTCGGCCTCCGAGATCCGGCGGAAGCCAATAGCGCCTTCTTCGGCTCGAGTACCTCTCTAGTCCCCCACTACGCTGCTAGCCAGTGTCCTAGCGCTGGCTTTGCACGTTGATTGCTGTGGTGCAGGCGAGCGACCCATGAACCGAAACAACGCGCCGGTGGCGGTATGGCGAAGGCGTTGAGGATCGCCTGACAGGTAGGTCTCGTGGCATCCGTTAAGGCTTTCCGCAAATCTGTTTTGCAGTAATACGCATCTTCCCCCCGCCAAAGGTTCCAGCCGTGGAAAACGTTATTGATCCTGTTACCCTGGCAGCCGAGCTCACGATCGCATGGCTGTCCAACTCAAACACTCGCGCCGCATCGGAAGATGTCCCAGCGTTCCTCACCTCAATGCACACTGCGGTGAAGTCTTTGGCCGCTCCCGAGGCCAGTGTTGAGCCAGAAGCTCCCGCACCCGAGCACAAACCGGCCGTGACGGCCCGCAAGTCACTAGCCAGCCCCGATTACATTATTTCGATGATAGACGGGAAGCCATACAGAACCCTTGCCCGGCACCTTGCGGCCAATGGGCTCAGGCCGGCTGAATACCGGCAGCGGTATGGCCTCAAACCCGACTACCCGATGACGGCCGCAACCTACTCAGAAGTTCGCCGCGCGATGGCAAAGAAGATCGGGTTCGGTCGGAAGCTCGGGGAGACGAACGCCGCACGTGCGGCAAAGGACAAAGCTCCCGGGCGCCGCGGTCGCAAGCCAGCGGCGAAGAAAGACTAGATTTAGCCACGACAGCGGCCGACGTCCTTCTTCATGCCTGGGGCAAAGGACATACTCAGTAGCACCGTTGCCCGCTATCTGACGGCCTTGCGATGGCACCGTCACCGACCGGAGGCAGCGAGCTTTGGGGGCCTGCCCCTTGCTCGTCATTGGTGGTACGATGATCGCATAATGAAAACACGGATGAAGCGGAACGCTGGGGCGATGAAGCGTCTCACGCAGATCGAGATGTCGATCATAGAACTCGGAGACGAGGACCTGCTCGATCTCGCCGACATTTACAGGGATAAGTCCGAGACCGTTATCGCGCAGTACGCCTTCGCTGAGATGGCCCGGCGCAAAATTAGCCTATAAGCTGCTTGGGCAACTGCGGGCGTATGGCGGCTTCGTCTGGGAGCAGCCGTTCGTCAAAGCGATGAACGCCTACAAATCTTCCGAATGTTCCCGTTGTAGTCGGGAGCGGAAGGACCAGCGAACGAGTCAGGTCGCATAATCAGTTCTGGCCGCCGCCTTCGGTGTGATGACAGCCCAAGTCACGCCGGTCAGCGCTGCGAGCACGAACGTCTCGACCAAGAATTGCCCTTCGGCGGCGAAGGCCAGCCACCAACTATCCTTGATCCAGAAACTGAATAGGCCGGTTGCGACGATCCGCCCTCTCATCAGCAACATAAGCAGGACGAACAGCGCAACACGACGAAACTTCGACCCTTTAAGAACCGGCCACAAAAGGTAGATGATAATAAACGAGGAAATGGTCGGCTCTATGAACATGCCATAAATGTATTTGTAAACGTAAATTCCGTACGGCATCGTGTGTACTTCAGGAGTCTCAGTCAGGTGCATCATGGCGGTTACTAGATCCGCAATGAACTTCAGCACCGGCAGCAGTCCAAAATAACCGATGGCGCTTGCAAGAACGACAGCCAAAAGCATTGCCACAGGCCGATCCGATCCGACCTTTCGGGCTATGACGACCGCGATGGCACCGCTGTAAAACGACAACAGCGCGTTAGGCAGGCGGGTCATCAGCAGGTAGACCCAGCGCAGGTCAACCCACCCATCGGAGACGATGTTGTCGACGACTATAACGCGCAGCGTTTCCTGCAGGAGGACGACCAGCAGCCCGAAGAACGCGGCAGCAAAATAGATGTTGTGCCGATCGAGATACCAGCTTGCCAGACGGCAAACGTACACCATCGCGCCAAGCCGCACGACTTGCCCGACATACCTAGCCCAAGGAGGGGCATCTCCGTCGTTAGGATAGGGGATCCCAAGGTGCGCGATGGCGAGATCGTGTGATCCCAACGCGAGGAATGCCGTGATAATCATCCCGAACGCGAGAATGGTACAGTTCTTCACGGTAAGCGTCACTTGCTGAGCCGGCTGAACGTTGGTCACGGAAATCCTCACTATGAGCTAGTGTCTTGCCCCTATAAGACAGCAAAGGATGGCGCAACGCGCGTTATCTTGCCACGTGCCGGATCACGGCTGCCTTTGGCACCATCTGCCAAAAGCCGCCGGACTGCTATCCACCAATTTCGGCCATGGCAGCTAGCGCCAGAAACGGACATTCGGCCCCTCCCTGCACGATCAGCTCCGTCGCCTTCGTGCCCCCGCCGCTGAGCGCGGCGCAGCGGTCCAGGTGGTCTGCACACCAGGCTGCGAGAAAGTGATGATTAGCAAAGGTGTCCCAAATAGCGACAAGTACACCATCTGCCATTGATTAACGATTCGTTCATCCGTACGGAAATTTCAACATCACACGACCCCGGGGGAATTATGAAGAAGCTTGCTCTTGCAGCCGCGCTGCTCCTTACCACGGCTGCTCCTGCATTGGCTCAGCAGACTGTGGCCACCCTCGAAAATGGTGCACTGCCTTCCACCGCCGACGGTCGGACTTTCACGTCTAACCCGGCCGACAATCGCTTGAACGACAACGGGACCGTTTCGTTTGCGCGCATATCGGCAACGTCGCCGATCAGCACGAACGGCTCCATCGACATCGAAGGTCAGCGGTCGCGTATCTACAACAACATGACCGGACTAGGCATTGCCGCCAACAGCCTAGGATCGTTCACCGCCGACTATCAGGTGGACAACGGCGGTATTGCTAGCAACCCCCAGTCGCCAGCTTTCCGCGTGAATGTGAACGGTTCTAACCTCGTCAGCGGTTTCGCGGGCCAAAGCGAGCTGATCTGGGAAGCTGCGAACAACGGTGGCTATACGCTTGGCGTGCCCGGCACGGTTAAGGCGGCTGACCTGTTCTGGCGGCAAATCGTTGGCCAAGGCTTTGACGGCACGAGCGGTATTGGTTCCGGTGCCTATAACTTGCGCTCCCTATCCGAGTGGGGCGACCTCCTCGGCGGCAGCGTGCTCGGCATCGGCGTCGGTAACGGCGGCTGCCCCGGCAATTGCTCCACCTTCAGCGCGTTTGCCGACAATCTGTCCCTGACAACCGACACGAGCACGTACAGCTACAATTTCGGCACTGCTGCGGCCACGGGCGCCGTTCCCGAGCCCGCTACGTGGGCTATGATGCTGACCGGCTTCGGCGCCATCGGCTTCGGCATGCGTCGTCGCAAGAGCAAGGTTAAAACCAACCTCGCTCTCGCCTAACGCACTCGCTCAGGCTGAACGAAAGCCGTCGCCCTCCTTGACCCGGGGCGGCGGCTTTCTTGTTTGTAAAAGCTGTCACTGAACGTCCGCTTTCCACGACATCCAGACATTCGCGATCGGCAAAGCAGTCCGCGAAATGCCGCGCCTGCCGAGTCGGTGCGTTCCTCCGTTTATCGTGAGATCAGCCAGCCACGGCACCATTTGAGGCACTGCCCTGCACCGAGGAAGGCGATCGACAGCGGTTCATTGGCGCCGACTCGTTACCCTGTTAATTTGCTGCCGCCGCGCGACGGTTTATTCTACATGGGAACACAGCATGCACGTCATGGCGAGGTTTCGACGGTGAGGATTTCTGAAGCCGAACTCGACCTGAGCTTCGCCGAAGGCCTGCTTCGTTCGCCCACTCTTCTGACAGACGTTCTCCGGGGCGGCCGTTTCAAACGGTTCGCATCCGAAGCGCATATCTTGGCCGCGGAGCAATCGGCCATCCGGCCAAAGGCAAGCCATTGGTGGAAGCACTGGTGGTGCCGCCTTCCTGATGGCTCAGAAGGCGAGACAGACGTGTTTGTTGTATTGGAGGCGGAAGGCGAGCGGTTCGCTCTACATGTTGAAAACAAGCCTGCCGACGGCAAACTGCTCATGAAGCAGGCGGTGGATTATCGACGCCGAGCGGCCCTGAAAGCCAACGATCCGATGTGGCTGAACTACACTGACTTCGAGACGATCCTCATGTGTCCTGCTCGCTTTGCTGAGCAGCACGCCGAAAACGCGCTGCAATTCGACCGCGTGCTGTCGTACGAAGACGTCGGGCGTATACTGCCTTTGTTTGCTGGAGCGGCACTCTGACTTTCGACACAGCAGAAGGAATATTCCTCAGATTGCCTCCCGATGGAGCGGCTGTCGCAACGTCCGGCGCTTCGATATGGACCGCAAAGCATGGAGAAGCCGGATGACTACCGCCCTACCAGCCGACGCGACGCTACACGATCTGCGTTCCAGCCCTGCCGAACGGGTGGCATTTGCCCGTAAGGTGCTTGGTGTCATGCACAAGGCGAAGGCGCATGGTACAGTCGTCATGCGGATGGGAATAACGGGCACTGGCCAAGAGCCAAATTACCGCCTCGAAGACGCGAGCGGGACCCCCTTTCTGGCTCTCGATGGAGCTAATCACCATCCCTGGCCTGAGGGCTCCAATTTTGGCGACCCTAGAAACTGGAGCACAGTCACTATGTCCTACGAGGACGTCGGCAATGTGATCCGTTCGATAACGGGCTACAAGGGATCATCAGCGATATCAGTAGCGGAATAGCTAACGAGTGACCGTGATCGTTGCACCGTCAGGCATTACAACGGCTGTAGTCAGGCCTGCCTACGACCCGTGCAACGAGTCCGATACAGAAAGCAGAGGAATTGGCTATGGCCCCAGGCTGGATGATGACCCTCATGGTAGGGGTTGCAACGCAGGGGGTGCAAACAGCCCAGCCTGCTGATGGTAAGCACCGCTCCACGAGCCGGCACCAACAAAGTTCAGCAGAAACAATGAGTTAGGATGGTGCCGCTTACAGGACTCGAACCTGTGACCCCCGCATTACGAATACTCGTACTGGAAATAACTCGCTGATTTCACCGCGAAATTCCGGCACTTTGCCCCTCTTTGACAATCACAGCGATCATTTAAAAACCGCATTAAATTAATCAGTTAGGCGGTTCTAAGTTCGGTAGCTGGCAGTCACATTATGCGCACGGTCGGCATCCGTTGTCTCCATTCCTGGTCAGGCGGACGACGTGATCCTCGTACATAGGAGGATCAACATGACCGTCATTTCTTCACTAACAATCGTCTCGGCAAATCCGGCTGCATATCGTGTTCGTGGGATCGCTGCCATGCGGCAGAAACTGCTCGATCGCATCGCCGATCAGATCTCGTTGGCTGAGGCGTTAGAGGCCGGCAAGTCGTGCCAGCGGGTGAAATATCGCCGGGTCCGTGACCTTGAAAATGACGAGATCTCCGAGGTTCCCGTTCGTACTCGCATTCGACCTTGGTGGGTGAACGACAGCGACGGTGGAATGCTCGTTTGGATCAAATACGGCAATCAGGCCTTGGAGCTTCAGAAGGGCAAGAGTGCGATCAAGGTTCAGTCGAGCACGGAGTTGGTAGAGGTGTTCAAATCGGTAGCCACTGCGGTTCGAGCTGGCGAGCTCGACACGGCGATCGTTGCCGCTGTAGGCACCTTCAAAGCTCGATTTTCGAAGTGATGCAAGGACGGTGGTTACGGCCGCCGTCCACGCACGCCGTAATCAGTAAGTCGTGCCGACCTCTATATCGGTAAGAGTGCCCCCGGCAGCATCGTCCGTGGTTAGACGTACAACATTATCGCCTTTGCTGAATCGGACCAACAAAACGGCTCCGGCCCACCTTCCATCGGGTATATACAGCCGAAGAAGTTGCTGTTTTTTGTGCATCCGACTCTATCCACGCCCTGTCGTGCGCCGGAATTGGCGCACTGCGAATCCGATTCCCGTTCCATCGGCTTATAACCTGCGGCAACGAGCCGAGTGGCTGCCACCTCATACCGCATCCGTCGTGTCACCCCTGCCATCGTGACGCCTGCCTCAGCTGCCAAATCATCCGGCGATCGGGCTTCCTCAGCGTCGGCAGATAGGTCTTTAGCCCGGTCCGATATCGCTTGGGCCATGCAGGGGTTGTCCACTGTTGGAAGCCATAGCCCATTGCTATCAACGCAGTTTGGATCGCCTTCGGGCTCCCGCACGGGGAGCCGATTTGCAGCTGCAGTCCGAATTTCCACGTCGCCTATAGCGTTCAGCCGATCCGCTGTTGCTTGGTTCGCAGCGGATCTCGCCGTCGCCCTCGCTTCAGCCCTGGCCATCACGTTGTCGGGTTCTGGATCAGAACCACAGCCCGCCAAAAGCGCGATGGCGGCAATAGATCCGAGGTGTGCTGTGCGGATGCATTTTCCTTTAGCGGCAGTTTCCGCCCCACGCCTCAACGACATTCTTCGTCTTTCCCTAAGTCGGTCGTCACGTACAAATCGGCTTTGCGAGCGAAGTGCACGATCTTGCCAGACCCGCATCGTAGGTCAAAGCCGGCGTGCGTGATGGCAGCAAACTTACCGTTTACTCCGATCTGCTCCCTCTGCGAGCCATCGTCGATCTGGCGATAAAGTTTTAGCGCGTGCGGGCCGTCGGGCCGAAGTTCCGCTAGTTCAAACCAACTTTCGGATCCGCCAGCTCCTACGGCAAACCCTTCGGAATATAGCATTGGGTACGCTGAGAATTTATCGGATACGGACGGCTCTGCTCCGGCGCTGCCAACGT contains:
- a CDS encoding PEPxxWA-CTERM sorting domain-containing protein yields the protein MKKLALAAALLLTTAAPALAQQTVATLENGALPSTADGRTFTSNPADNRLNDNGTVSFARISATSPISTNGSIDIEGQRSRIYNNMTGLGIAANSLGSFTADYQVDNGGIASNPQSPAFRVNVNGSNLVSGFAGQSELIWEAANNGGYTLGVPGTVKAADLFWRQIVGQGFDGTSGIGSGAYNLRSLSEWGDLLGGSVLGIGVGNGGCPGNCSTFSAFADNLSLTTDTSTYSYNFGTAAATGAVPEPATWAMMLTGFGAIGFGMRRRKSKVKTNLALA
- a CDS encoding MucR family transcriptional regulator — its product is MENVIDPVTLAAELTIAWLSNSNTRAASEDVPAFLTSMHTAVKSLAAPEASVEPEAPAPEHKPAVTARKSLASPDYIISMIDGKPYRTLARHLAANGLRPAEYRQRYGLKPDYPMTAATYSEVRRAMAKKIGFGRKLGETNAARAAKDKAPGRRGRKPAAKKD
- a CDS encoding DUF6641 family protein, translating into MTVISSLTIVSANPAAYRVRGIAAMRQKLLDRIADQISLAEALEAGKSCQRVKYRRVRDLENDEISEVPVRTRIRPWWVNDSDGGMLVWIKYGNQALELQKGKSAIKVQSSTELVEVFKSVATAVRAGELDTAIVAAVGTFKARFSK